CGGCCCATCTGGAATCCGTGTTCTCGCACATTCCGCCTCGGTGACACAGCAGTCATGCTTCCGGCGGCGCTTCGCGCGCCCCCGGGTCCATCAAACGCCGCCCTCCGTCGTTCTGACCGCGGCATTTCAATCCCCTCGATTTTTCCGGCGCCTCGCCGAGGCGCAGCCGACGGCCCCACCCACCCCAAACGAAGCCCCTGGTCCTGAGCGGACCGCTCCGGCGAGCGCGTGCGCGAGTCGGGATGAATGACGGCTTTGTCACTGACGCGGAATGTGCGAGAGCACGGATTCCAGATGGGCCACTACTGTGGCTGTGCGGGGGACCCGCTTAAGAGTTAGCGGTGTGAAGCCGCTTTCTTTGCGTACTTTCTTTGCGGCGGCAAAGAAAGTAAGTGCCTGCCCCGCACAGGGGCGACGCCAATAGACCACTAACAATACAAGGAAAGGCCAAAACCCCAAAAAAACAAAAAAACCAACCCCGCCTCGCGTCAAAAAAATATTTACTGCCGCGCCAACCTAAAATTATCCGGCATCGCCAAATTATAGTTGGTACGAAAAGGATTAATATCAAGCCCACCCCGCCGGGTATACCTCGCATATACCGCCAACTTAACAGGCTTACAAACCTTCAAAATATCAATAAAAATCCTCTCAACGCACTGCTCATGAAACCCGGTATGATTCCGATAGGAAATAACATACCGCAATAACCCCGCATGATCGATCTGCGGCCCAACATAATGAATCTGCACCGAACCCCAATCCGGCTGCCCAGTCACCGGACAATTGGATTTCAACAGATTGGAAAAAACCGTCTCCTCAACCGGCGCCTCATCAAGCGCAGCGCTCAGCAACGAAGCATCCGGCTGATAAACCTCGGCCTCCAGATCCAGCCGGTCCAGCGCCGTCCCCGCAAACTCCTCCATCCGCAACTTTCCGAATTCGTACGGCGCCGTCAATTGCACCGACACCGTCGCCCCACACGATGCCGACACGTCCCGCTTGATCGTGTCCTTCACCACATCGATCGATTCGAACGACGTCTGCGCGAACGACCCCAGATAAAGCTTGAACGACTTCGATTCGACGATATTCGGTGAATCCGCCGGCACGAAAAACGTCGCCACCGCAATCTGCGGCTTGCCGCGCGCGTTCAGCCACGACAGTTCATACGCGTTCCAGATGTCGGTGCCAAAGAACGGCAACTGCGCGCCAATCCCGATCGCCTCGCGCGCATTCCTGCGCGCAATCGGAAACAGCAGTCCGGCGTCGTACTGCTCGGTGTATGTGGAGGCCTTGCCCAGCGG
The sequence above is a segment of the Paraburkholderia sp. D15 genome. Coding sequences within it:
- the queF gene encoding NADPH-dependent 7-cyano-7-deazaguanine reductase QueF (Catalyzes the NADPH-dependent reduction of 7-cyano-7-deazaguanine (preQ0) to 7-aminomethyl-7-deazaguanine (preQ1) in queuosine biosynthesis), with product MTPEQSPLGKASTYTEQYDAGLLFPIARRNAREAIGIGAQLPFFGTDIWNAYELSWLNARGKPQIAVATFFVPADSPNIVESKSFKLYLGSFAQTSFESIDVVKDTIKRDVSASCGATVSVQLTAPYEFGKLRMEEFAGTALDRLDLEAEVYQPDASLLSAALDEAPVEETVFSNLLKSNCPVTGQPDWGSVQIHYVGPQIDHAGLLRYVISYRNHTGFHEQCVERIFIDILKVCKPVKLAVYARYTRRGGLDINPFRTNYNLAMPDNFRLARQ